The Actinomycetota bacterium region CCCACCACAGGGCAATGGAGCCAACGATTCCACTCAACACCGCGGCCACAAGAACAGAAATCAGATGCTCACGGCGCATGGTGGCCAAGCCGATCGTCACGAGCACGCCGGCAAGAAGTGCCAGAAAGGCGAATGTCACATCGGAAGCAAGAAATCCGGTGGGCTGAAACTCGACGAGCTGCCCCGACTCGACAACCACCTGCACTCGTGGCGCCAACCGCCACCAGATGACACCAAGGGCCAGGCCTACGACGACTCCAAAGATGAGTCCGGCCACGATGACAGCCGAGGCCTTGCGGGTGGTGGACATCAGCTCAGGCAGTTCGGGCCGAGCAGGGCCTTCAGATCGCCGTACAGCGCAGGAGTTGGAGTCACGCGCAGTTTGTCGTCAAGTCGAAGCACGGTGGTACGCGCTCCGCCGGTCAGATGCAGATGAACTTCTGTGGTGCCCGGATGCACGGCGAGCACTTCTTTCAGTCGATCAACGAGCGGTGGAATGCATCGATTGGCCTGCATGGTCAGTCGGACCGGACCGGCCTCGGCTTCGCTGAAGTCTGGAGCCGTGATCTCCATTGCCACCACGCGAACTCCATCATCGTCACTGCGATCCACTCGCGCCCGAACGATGATGACTGAGTCTTCAACCAACAAAGTGCTGGAGTGTTGATAGGTCTGCGGAAAGACCATGACCTCAACCGAGCCCTCAAGATCTTCCAGATTCACGATCGCCCAAGACGAACCCTGTTTGGTGTTCTTGCGTTGAACCGACGTGACCAAGCCGCCAAGTGTCACGGTGATGCCATCTGCTCGTTCGTCGATGAGCAATGCGGCGATCGAGCGATCAGTGAACTGCGCGAGCAGGCGTTCGGCGCCATGCAGCGGGTGATCGCTGACATACAAGCCGAGCATGTCGCGCTCATTTGCAAGCAGGACTCGCTTCTCCCATTCGCCGATGGAGATGTCTGGAGGAGTGACGAGGGTATTGTCGTGCGAAGCATCAAGCCCGCCGAAGAGATCAAACTGGCCAACTGCCTCGGCGCGCTTGATATCGACGGCCGAATCCACGACCTGTTCGTGAACCGAGATCAAGCCCTTGCGCGTGTGACCAAGTGAATCAAAGGCACCTGCCTTGATCAGTGATTCAACGACCCGCTTATTGCAGACTGTGGCTTCGACTTGCGCGATGAAGTCGTGAAAGTCAGCGAAGCGTCCGACTTTGCGGCGAGTGCCGATGATCGAATCCACGACGTTGGCGCCGACATTGCGAATTGCTGACAGCCCGAAGCGAATATCGGTGCCCCGCGGCGTGAAATCAAAGTCAGAGTCATTGACATCGGGCGGTAGCACCTTGATGCCCATGCGACGGCACTCGTTCAAATAAATTGCTGAGCGGTCCTTGTCATCCTTCACGCTCGTCAGCAGCGCTGCCATGTACTCCGATGGGAAGTTTGCCTTCAGATAGGCAGTCCAAAAGGAGACGAGTCCGTATCCCGCAGAGTGCGCTTTGTTGAATGCGTAATCCGAGAAGGGCACAAGGATGTCCCAGAGAGTGTCAATCGCGCGGTCGCCGAAGCCATTGGCTTGCATGCCTTCGCGGAACGGCACGAGCTCCTTGTCGAGGATCGACTTCTTCTTCTTGCCCATTGCGCGGCGCAGCAGATCGGCTTTGCCCAGCGAGTAGCCAGCGAGCTTTTGGGCAATTGCCATCACCTGCTCCTGATACACGATCAAGCCATAGGTATCGCCAAGAATCTCTTCGAGCGATTCGGCAAGTTCTGGATGAATTGGCGTGACCGGCTTGCGATTGTTCTTGCGATCGGCGTAGTCATTGTGCGCATTGGCGCCCATCGGACCAGGTCGATACAAAGCGATGACTGCTGAAATATCTTCGAAGTTGTCGGGCTGAAGCGAACGAAGCAGCGCGCGCATCGGGCCGCCATCAAGTTGGAATACGCCGAGGGTGTCACCCCGCGAGAGCAGTTCGTAGGTGGGGCCATCTGCCAAGGGCAAGGTTTCCAGCACCACCGTTTCGCCGCGGTTGGCAAGAATGTGGGCGAGACAATCATCGAGCACGGTGAGGTTGCGCAAGCCCAGGAAATCCATCTTCAACAGCCCAAGGCTCTCGCAAGCGCCCATGTCGAACTGGGTGATGACGGAGCCATCCTGCTCGCGACGCCAGATGGGCAGGACATCCAGCAGCGGTTCGCGGCACAGGATCACGCCGGCCGCGTGAACGCCTGGTTGACGCTTCAAACCTTCCAGCCCCTTGGCTGTTTCCACGACTGTGCTGGCGTCAACATCGGCTTCGACGAGCGCGCGGAACTCAGCGCCTTCTGAGTAGCGATCGTGCTTCGGATCGAACATGCCCGCGAGCGAAATATCGCGGCCCATCACTGCTGGCGGCAAAGCCTTGGTGATGCGGTCACCAAGGGCATACGGAAAGCCGAGCACTCGAGCGCTGTCCTTGATCGCTGCCTTGGCCTTGATGGAGCCGTAGGTGATGATCTGCGCAACGTGCTCCTCGCCATAGCGATTTGTTGCGTAACGGATCATGTCGGAGCGACGGCGATCATCGAAGTCGATGTCAATATCAGGCATGCTGATGCGCTCGGGATTCAAGAAGCGCTCGAACAGCAGGCCGTGCTTGATCGGATCAAGCTCGGTGATGCCAAGCGCGTAGGAGATCATCGAACCAGCGGCTGAACCTCGCCCTGGGCCAACGCGAATACCGTTGTCCTTCGCATACTGCACAAGGTCAGCAACAACGAGGAAGTAACCGGGGAAGCCCATCTGCATGATGACGCCGACTTCATACTCAGCCTGCGTTCGCACGTTATCCAGGATGCCCTCGGGGTAGCGCTTGTGCAGACCGCGCTCAACCTCTTTGACCAGCCACGACTCTTCGGACTCACCAGCGGGCACTGGGAATTGCGGCATGAGGTTCGCGCCCTCAGTGAACGTGACTTCGCATCGCTCTGCGATGAGCAAGGTGTTTTCAAGGGCTTCGGGAAGCTCACTCCAGACTGAGCGCATCTCAGCAGCTGACTTCAAATAGAAATCGCGCGCATCGAAACGGAAGCGCTTGGGGTCATCCATCGTTGTTCGCGTGCCGATGCACAGCAGGACATCGTGAGTATCTGCATCGCTCGCCCGCACATAGTGCAGGTCATTGGTGGCGACCAAAGGAAGATCCAAGGAGTGGGCGATGCGCATCAAATCCGTGCGGAACTTGGTTTCGATCTGAAGGCCATGATCCATGACTTCACAGAAGTAATTGCCGGCGCCAAGAATGTCGCGATAGTCAGCTGCTGCTGCCAAGGCCTTGTCGTACTGGCCCGCTTGCAGCCACCTATTTACCTCGCCACTTGGGCAGCCTGTGGTGCCGATCAGGCCCTTGCCGTAGCGCTGCAACAGATCTCGATCAAAGCGCGGCTTGTGGTAATAGCCCTCAAGACTGGCGAGTGAGGAAAGGCGAAAGAGGTTGTGCATGCCCGCAGTGGTCTCTGACCACAGGGTCATATGCGTGTAGCTCTGCTTGCCACGACCAGCGGTTGGATCCTCGGGCGTTCCTTCGTCGAAACCGCCGCCGAAATCGAACTGGCGACGCTCGAATCGACCTTGCGGGGCGTAGTAGCCCTCGAGTCCGATGATCGCCTTGATGCCGTGCTGCTTGGCCTTGCTGTAGAAGTCATAGGCGCCATACAGATTGCCGTGATCAGTCATCGCGATGGCAGGCATGCCCATTTTGGCGGCCTCACCAAGGAGATCATCAAGGCGCGCAGCGCCGTCGAGCATGGAGTATTCAGTGTGCACGTGGAGGTGGACGAACTGATCCTCCGAAGTCATTGACCCACTCTAACTTCGGTCGCGAGCCTGCTCAGGCCGACTCGCGGAGCCGCGCCAGGGCGGTGGCCAGATCGAGCGGATACTGGCTCGTGACCACTATCCGGTCACCTGATGAGGGGTGCTCAAAGCCCAGGGAGACGGCGTGCAGCCATTGCCGTTCCAGCCCCAGACGCTTGGACAGAGTCGGATCTGCGCCGTAGGTGAGGTCGCCCACGCAGGGGTGGCGCATGGCCGACATATGGACGCGAATCTGGTGGGTGCGGCCCGTCTCAAGATGCACCTCAACCAGTGACGCATGCGCGAAGGCCTCGAGGGTCTCGTAGTGCGTGATGCTGGGCTTGCCGCCGGCAACCACGGCGAATCGATAGTCGTGGTGCGGGTGACGATCGATGGGTGCATCGATGGTCCCGCGGAAGGGATCCAGCTGGCCCTGCACGACCGCGTGGTAGATCTTTTCGACAGTGCGGTCTTTGAACTGACGCTTCAGACTCGTGTAGGCGCGCTCGCTCTTGGCCACGACCATCACTCCTGAAGTGCCGACGTCCAGGCGATGCACGATTCCGGTGCGCTCGGCCGCTCCAGAGGTTGAGATCCGGTACCCCGCGGCCGCCAGCCCACCAACAACGGTTGGCCCGGTCCAGCCCGGACTCGGATGGGCCGCAACTCCTACCGGCTTGTCGACGACCACGCAGTCGTCATCGTCGTAGAGCACACGCATGCCCGGCACGAGCTGCGGCGCCTCATCAATAGACGATTTGGGCTCGAGTGCATCCAGATCGACTTGCAGCATCGATCCGACCAGCAAGCGATCGCTCTTGATCAAGGGCTTGCCGTCTTGCAGGACCAGCCCGGCATCAATGAGTGCTGCGGCCTTGGTGCGCGACAGGCCGAGCATGCGGGTCAGCGCAACGTCGACTCGCTCGCCCTCCAGCCCATCGGGGATGGGCAGCATCCGCTCGGTCATGCGTTCACGGCGACGGACCCTCGGTAGTCCACGCCCTTCAACGCCAGTACGACCATGAGTACCGCCGAGCACGTGATGCTCATGTCGGCCACATTGAAGACTGGGAAATTCGGCAATTGAATGAAATCCACGACATAGCCCTGACCCACGCCCGGCTCACGAATGAGTCGATCGGTGAGATTGCCCAGCAGTCCGCCCAGCAGTCCGCCCAAGGCGATTGCCCACGCCACACTGCCAAGTTCGCGCGCCGATCGGACGATGACCACGGCAACCACAATGGCCACGATGCTGAAGATCCAGGTGTATCCGGCGCCCAGGCTGAAGGCGGCTCCGGTGTTCTGGGTGTACGTCAGGCGCAAGACCGAGCCGATGACTTCAATCGGCCCTTCCCCACCTATATACATGCGGGGACGCAATTCAGCGATAGCCCAAACTTTAGCAAGCTGATCGACAATGACCACGCCAAGTGCAACGAGAACCAGCGAGACGATTGGCCGAGTACTGCGCCGGGAGCTCACTTGAGCACTCTAGTGACTAGAGCGAAAGCCTCTCGTCGGCCTGCTTGCACACCAGACACAAGGTGGCACGTGGGAATGCCTGTAGGCGGTACTTGCCAATTGGCTTGCCACAGGACTCGCATGCGCCATAAGTGCCGGTGTCCAAGCGTGCGATCGCATGCGTGACCTGCACGAGCATGTCGCGCGCATTGTTCGCCAACGACATCTCGTGCTCGCGCTCGAAGGTCTTGCTGCCGGCATCGGCTTGGTCGTCGCCAGCGCCCTCGCCCGAATCACGAATGAGATCGGCAAGACCTGCATCAGCATTGTCGAGTTCGTCTTCAAGTCGCTGGACGTCCAATAGCAGCGCAGCACGCACTTGCTTGAGTTCAGCGGTTGTCCACGGCGATTCGTCCTCGCGCACCATCGGCTTGCCTGAGGGAGCCAGCTGGCGCTTGGCGACCTTCTTGGCTGGCACGGCCTTCTTGGCCGGGGCAGCTGGAGCGACAACAGGTACACGTGCGGGGGCGATGGCCTTCTTCGCTGGCACGGCCTTCTTCGCGATCGGCTTGACTGGCGGCTTGGGAGCTGGCACCGCCTTCTTGGCAATCGGCTTCGCAGGGGCTTTCTTCGCCGGTACCGCCTTCTTGGCCACGGCAGCCTTCTTCGCCGGAGCAGCCTTCTTCGCCACGGCAGCCTTGGCCGGTGAATTCTTCGCCGGTACCGCCTTCTTCGCGATCGGCCTTGCCGGGGCTTTCTTCGCCGGTACCGCCTTCTTGGCCACGGCAGCCTTCTTCACTGGAGCCGACTTGCTGGCCGGGGCTGCCTTCTTGGCCACGGCAGCCTTCTTCGCCGGCGGCTTCACCGGTGATTTCTTCGCAACCATGGTGCTCCCTATTCTTGTGATTTCGGCGGAGCCTAGAACATGCATACAAGCGCTCCCGGCTGCCGCGCCGGAAGACAGGTATCCTGCCCTCTGCCTTCCATCGCTAGGAGTTCCATGTATCGCGCTGTGCCCGCGCAGATCGACTTGCCCGCGATGGAGCACGAGATCTTGAATCTATGGGAGTCGCAATCCACCTTTGCCCGATCCCTCGAGCAGAGTGCTGGCCGACCGACTTGGGTCTTCTACGAGGGCCCGCCAACGGCAAATGGCACTCCTGGCACCCACCACGTGGAGGCCCGAGCCTTCAAGGACATCTTCCCACGCTATCGGACGATGAAGGGCTACCACGTTCCGCGACAAGCGGGCTGGGACTGCCACGGCCTGCCAGTTGAACTCGCGGTCGAAAAGGAACTTGGGTTCACCGGCAAACAGGACATCGAGGCCTTCGGCGTAGCCGAATTCAACGACCGCTGCCGCGAGTCAGTCCTGCAGCACGTTGGTGAGTTCACTGAGATGACTCGACGAATGGGCTACTGGGTCGACATGGACAGCGCCTACTGGACCATGGATGCCAGTTACGTCCAGAGCGTGTGGTGGTCGCTGAAGCAGATCTTCGACAAGGGACTCCTTGTTCAGGATCACCGAGTTGCGCCTTACTGCCCACGCTGCGGGACTGGGCTGTCAGATCACGAACTCGCACAGGGCTACGAAACAGTTGTTGATCCCTCCGTCTACGTGCGATTTCCCATCACTGATGCAGAGTTCTTGGATACGTATCCCGGAGCGGCACTGCTTGTCTGGACGACCACCCCGTGGACCTTGGTCTCCAATACGGCAGTCGCCGTCAAGCCCAACGCGCAATATGTCGTCGCACGCTTGGCCGACGGCGAGCTTCTCGTAGTGGCGCAGGAACTGGCCTCATCACTGTTTGGCGAAGACTTCGAAGTGCTGGCTCAGATGCCAGGTTCCGCACTTGAGCGGTTGAGCTACGAACGTCCTTTTGATCTGATCGATATTCCCGATGCGCACTACGTGATTCTCGCTGAGTACGTCACCACAGATGACGGCACCGGATTGGTGCACCAGGCTCCGGCCTTTGGCGCTGACGACCTTGCGAGTTGCCGGGCCTACGGACTGCCGGTGGTGAACCCAGTGCGTGCCGACGGGCACTTCAATGACGATGTACCGCTTGTGGGCGGAGTGTTCTTCAAGAAAGCTGACGAAGCGCTCGTCACCATGCTCGAGGCAAGCGGGAAGATGTTCAGGCACGTGCAATACGAGCATTCCTACCCGCACTGCTGGAGATGCCACACCCCCCTGATCTATTACGCACAGCCTTCTTGGTACATCCGCACCACGGCGATCAAGGATGCATTGATCGCCCAGAATGAATCGACCAATTGGTTCCCCAGCACCATCAAGCATGGCCGCTTCGGTGACTGGCTGGAGAACAATGTCGACTGGGCGCTGTCGCGCAATCGTTATTGGGGCACTCCACTTCCGATCTGGCGATGTGAGAACGACCATCTGCTTGCCGTGGGCTCACTCGCCGAACTGAGCGAACTCGCTGGTCGAGATGTCTCGGACACTGACCCGCATAGGCCATTCGTCGATGACATCACCCTGCCCTGCCCGACTTGCTCGGCAACAGCAACGCGAGTACCCGAGGTCATCGACTGCTGGTACGACTCCGGCGCGATGCCCTTCGCCGCTGTTGGCTACCCGCAGAGCGATATCGATTTCCAGGCGCAATACCCGGCCGATTTCATCTGCGAGGCCATCGATCAGACGCGGGGCTGGTTCTACACATTGATGGCCATCGGCACTCTGGTCTTTGAAGAGTCCTCATATAAGAACGTGGTCTGCCTTGGTCACATCCTCGATGAGGATGGCCGCAAGATGAGCAAGCACCTTGGCAATGTCCTTGAGCCCATCGGACTGATGAACGACCACGGCGCAGATGCCGTGCGCTGGTTCATGCTCGCCAGCGGCTCCCCGTGGCAAGCACGTCGAGTCGGGCATGCGGCCATCGGCGATGTCGTGCGCAAGACCCTGCTCACTTATTGGAACACCGTCGCCTTCCAATCGCTCTACGGACGGTTGGCCGATTGGGATCCCGCTACGCCAGCGCCTGCTCCGGCACAGCGGCCAGTGATTGACCGCTGGTTGCTCTCCGAGGCCAATCGACTGACTATCGAGGTGGATGCTGCACTCGACCAGTTCGATACTCAGCGCGCCGGGCGACTCCTGGCTTCCTTCGTCGATGACCTTTCAAACTGGTACGTGCGTCGATCGCGTCGTCGCTTCTGGGATGGCGATCCCGCGGCTCTTGCCACTCTTCATGAGGCACTTCGCATCACCACTCTCTGCATGGCCCCGTTCACGCCGTTCATCACTGAACGGGTGTGGCAGGACCTGATGACTGACGGGGCTGGCGCTGACTCGGTGCACCTCCAGTCCTGGCCAAGTGCGGACCCGGCTCTGGTTGACGACAAGCTCGCCAAGGACATGGCACTTGTGCGGCGCATCGTTGAACTGGGTCGTGCCGCGCGGGCATCAAGTGCAGTTCGCACTCGTCAGCCATTGCGTCGCGCGCTCATCTCAGCAACCGGCTGGGCTGAACTATCTGAAGAACTGATCGATCAGGTCTGTGAAGAGTTGAATATTGGCAGCACCGATGCCCTCGACTCAGACGAAGCTGGCTTCGTGGATATCTCAATGAAGGCGAACTTCCGCGCCCTTGGTCAGCGCTTTGGCAAGCAGACCCCTCTGGTGGCAAATGCCATTGCTGAAGCCGATGCGGCTGCAATCCACGCCTCACTTCGCTCGAATGGAGCAGCCACTATTGAGGTGAGTGAACTTGGTTCGCTTGCCATCACGGCCGATGAAGTGATCGTGACCGAAACTCCACGCGAGGGTTGGGCTGTGGCCTCTGAGGGTGGCGAGAGCATCGCTCTTGATCTGGTGATCACTGATGAGTTGCGCCGAGCAGGCCTGGCAAGAGAAGTAGTTCGCGCAATTCAGGAGGCGCGCAAGAACGCCGGATTCGAGATCTCAGATCGCATCAGTATCTGGTGGACAAGTGCCGATGCCGATGCACTGCTGATGTGGGAAAAGCACTCGGACGAAATTGCTGCTGAAGTGCTGGCCACTGAAGTGAGTCAGGCCAGTGGTGGGCAAGTTGAAGTGCTCGTGCCGGACCTTGATTTGCATCTGGCCATCACGCGAAACTAGCGCGAGAGCAAACTGATCAATACCTGCAACACGATCAGCAGCAGCAAGAACGAGAAATCCAGCGCCACGCCACCGAGGCGAACAGGTGGAATGAACCTGCGCAGAAATCGAAGCGGTGGATCAGTGAGCGAATAGATGCCTTCAGCGATCACCAGGATTGC contains the following coding sequences:
- the dnaE gene encoding DNA polymerase III subunit alpha, whose amino-acid sequence is MTSEDQFVHLHVHTEYSMLDGAARLDDLLGEAAKMGMPAIAMTDHGNLYGAYDFYSKAKQHGIKAIIGLEGYYAPQGRFERRQFDFGGGFDEGTPEDPTAGRGKQSYTHMTLWSETTAGMHNLFRLSSLASLEGYYHKPRFDRDLLQRYGKGLIGTTGCPSGEVNRWLQAGQYDKALAAAADYRDILGAGNYFCEVMDHGLQIETKFRTDLMRIAHSLDLPLVATNDLHYVRASDADTHDVLLCIGTRTTMDDPKRFRFDARDFYLKSAAEMRSVWSELPEALENTLLIAERCEVTFTEGANLMPQFPVPAGESEESWLVKEVERGLHKRYPEGILDNVRTQAEYEVGVIMQMGFPGYFLVVADLVQYAKDNGIRVGPGRGSAAGSMISYALGITELDPIKHGLLFERFLNPERISMPDIDIDFDDRRRSDMIRYATNRYGEEHVAQIITYGSIKAKAAIKDSARVLGFPYALGDRITKALPPAVMGRDISLAGMFDPKHDRYSEGAEFRALVEADVDASTVVETAKGLEGLKRQPGVHAAGVILCREPLLDVLPIWRREQDGSVITQFDMGACESLGLLKMDFLGLRNLTVLDDCLAHILANRGETVVLETLPLADGPTYELLSRGDTLGVFQLDGGPMRALLRSLQPDNFEDISAVIALYRPGPMGANAHNDYADRKNNRKPVTPIHPELAESLEEILGDTYGLIVYQEQVMAIAQKLAGYSLGKADLLRRAMGKKKKSILDKELVPFREGMQANGFGDRAIDTLWDILVPFSDYAFNKAHSAGYGLVSFWTAYLKANFPSEYMAALLTSVKDDKDRSAIYLNECRRMGIKVLPPDVNDSDFDFTPRGTDIRFGLSAIRNVGANVVDSIIGTRRKVGRFADFHDFIAQVEATVCNKRVVESLIKAGAFDSLGHTRKGLISVHEQVVDSAVDIKRAEAVGQFDLFGGLDASHDNTLVTPPDISIGEWEKRVLLANERDMLGLYVSDHPLHGAERLLAQFTDRSIAALLIDERADGITVTLGGLVTSVQRKNTKQGSSWAIVNLEDLEGSVEVMVFPQTYQHSSTLLVEDSVIIVRARVDRSDDDGVRVVAMEITAPDFSEAEAGPVRLTMQANRCIPPLVDRLKEVLAVHPGTTEVHLHLTGGARTTVLRLDDKLRVTPTPALYGDLKALLGPNCLS
- a CDS encoding RluA family pseudouridine synthase; the protein is MTERMLPIPDGLEGERVDVALTRMLGLSRTKAAALIDAGLVLQDGKPLIKSDRLLVGSMLQVDLDALEPKSSIDEAPQLVPGMRVLYDDDDCVVVDKPVGVAAHPSPGWTGPTVVGGLAAAGYRISTSGAAERTGIVHRLDVGTSGVMVVAKSERAYTSLKRQFKDRTVEKIYHAVVQGQLDPFRGTIDAPIDRHPHHDYRFAVVAGGKPSITHYETLEAFAHASLVEVHLETGRTHQIRVHMSAMRHPCVGDLTYGADPTLSKRLGLERQWLHAVSLGFEHPSSGDRIVVTSQYPLDLATALARLRESA
- the lspA gene encoding signal peptidase II, whose amino-acid sequence is MSSRRSTRPIVSLVLVALGVVIVDQLAKVWAIAELRPRMYIGGEGPIEVIGSVLRLTYTQNTGAAFSLGAGYTWIFSIVAIVVAVVIVRSARELGSVAWAIALGGLLGGLLGNLTDRLIREPGVGQGYVVDFIQLPNFPVFNVADMSITCSAVLMVVLALKGVDYRGSVAVNA
- a CDS encoding TraR/DksA C4-type zinc finger protein gives rise to the protein MVAKKSPVKPPAKKAAVAKKAAPASKSAPVKKAAVAKKAVPAKKAPARPIAKKAVPAKNSPAKAAVAKKAAPAKKAAVAKKAVPAKKAPAKPIAKKAVPAPKPPVKPIAKKAVPAKKAIAPARVPVVAPAAPAKKAVPAKKVAKRQLAPSGKPMVREDESPWTTAELKQVRAALLLDVQRLEDELDNADAGLADLIRDSGEGAGDDQADAGSKTFEREHEMSLANNARDMLVQVTHAIARLDTGTYGACESCGKPIGKYRLQAFPRATLCLVCKQADERLSL
- the ileS gene encoding isoleucine--tRNA ligase, which codes for MYRAVPAQIDLPAMEHEILNLWESQSTFARSLEQSAGRPTWVFYEGPPTANGTPGTHHVEARAFKDIFPRYRTMKGYHVPRQAGWDCHGLPVELAVEKELGFTGKQDIEAFGVAEFNDRCRESVLQHVGEFTEMTRRMGYWVDMDSAYWTMDASYVQSVWWSLKQIFDKGLLVQDHRVAPYCPRCGTGLSDHELAQGYETVVDPSVYVRFPITDAEFLDTYPGAALLVWTTTPWTLVSNTAVAVKPNAQYVVARLADGELLVVAQELASSLFGEDFEVLAQMPGSALERLSYERPFDLIDIPDAHYVILAEYVTTDDGTGLVHQAPAFGADDLASCRAYGLPVVNPVRADGHFNDDVPLVGGVFFKKADEALVTMLEASGKMFRHVQYEHSYPHCWRCHTPLIYYAQPSWYIRTTAIKDALIAQNESTNWFPSTIKHGRFGDWLENNVDWALSRNRYWGTPLPIWRCENDHLLAVGSLAELSELAGRDVSDTDPHRPFVDDITLPCPTCSATATRVPEVIDCWYDSGAMPFAAVGYPQSDIDFQAQYPADFICEAIDQTRGWFYTLMAIGTLVFEESSYKNVVCLGHILDEDGRKMSKHLGNVLEPIGLMNDHGADAVRWFMLASGSPWQARRVGHAAIGDVVRKTLLTYWNTVAFQSLYGRLADWDPATPAPAPAQRPVIDRWLLSEANRLTIEVDAALDQFDTQRAGRLLASFVDDLSNWYVRRSRRRFWDGDPAALATLHEALRITTLCMAPFTPFITERVWQDLMTDGAGADSVHLQSWPSADPALVDDKLAKDMALVRRIVELGRAARASSAVRTRQPLRRALISATGWAELSEELIDQVCEELNIGSTDALDSDEAGFVDISMKANFRALGQRFGKQTPLVANAIAEADAAAIHASLRSNGAATIEVSELGSLAITADEVIVTETPREGWAVASEGGESIALDLVITDELRRAGLAREVVRAIQEARKNAGFEISDRISIWWTSADADALLMWEKHSDEIAAEVLATEVSQASGGQVEVLVPDLDLHLAITRN
- a CDS encoding YggT family protein, which codes for MGEVGQILATILFLYQLVFFARIILDLLQIFARSWRPRGAILVIAEGIYSLTDPPLRFLRRFIPPVRLGGVALDFSFLLLLIVLQVLISLLSR